The sequence CGCCCCACTCGGCGTCGGGCACGCCCACGACGCACGCCTCGGCGACCGAGGGCAGCGCCACGAGCGCGTCCTCGACGGCCGCGGGGGCGACGTTGACCCCTCCCGTGAGGATCACGTCGTCCGCGCGGCCCAGGACGGTCAGCACGCCGTCGTCGAGCCGGCCGAGGTCGCCCGTGCGCAGGTGCCGCTCGCCCGCGACGTCGACGAACGGGGACGGGTGCTCCAGGTAGCCCGCCGCCAGCACGTCGCCCGCGACGAGCACGCGCCCGTCGTCGTCGAGCCGCACGCGGACGCCGTCGAGCGGGACGCCGTCGTACACGCAGCCCCCGCACGTCTCCGTCATGCCGTAGGTGGTGACGACGCGCAGGCCGGCGTCGCGAGCGCGTTCGAGGAGCGGGGCGGGTGTCGCGGCGCCGCCCAGCAGGATCGCGTCGAACGCCGCGGCGGCCCGGGTCGCCGCGGGGTCGTCGAGGACGCGGACCAGCTGCGTGGGGACCAGGGAGGTGTAGCGGACCGGGCCGGTGAGGCGGGCCGCGGCCTCGACGAGCAGGTCCGGCGTGAACCGGCCCGCGGCGGCGAGCACCGGCCGCGTCCCCGCGAGGACCGAGCGCACCAGCACCTGCAGCCCGGCGACGTGGTCGACCGGCAGGACCAGGAGCCACTGCCCCGGCCCCGCGAGGCGCGCGTGCGTCGCGCGTGCCGAAGCGGCGAGGGCCCCGGCCGTCAGCAGCGCGGTGCGCGGCGTCCCCGTGGACCCGGACGTGGCGACGGCGAGCGCGAGGTCGTCGGGGGCGTCGGGCACCACGGCGGGCTCGTCGGACGGCGGGTGCGTGCCGGACGGGCCGGCCGCCGGCAGGACGCGGAGCGCGGCGCCGCCGCCGTCGAGCGCGGCAGGCAGCAGGTCGAGGACCCGCGCCGCGTCGGCGGGCACGTCGCGCAGCAGCCGGCTCACCGGTCCAGCCTACGGCGGCGGGGACGGGCCGCCGGCGGCTGCGCGGGCCCGTCCGACCGGTCCGCGGGCGGTGCGGCGTGACCGGCGCGCCGTGGTGGCGTGGCACCCTGGTTCCCGCACACCACCGGGGGGAGTCACCCATGACGTCCAGGACCATCCGTCGCGCTGCCGTCGCGCGCACCAGCGGGCTGCGGGCCGCCGCCCTGCTCGGCGCCCTCGCGCTCGCCCTGACCGCCTGCTCGGGCGACCCGGAGCCGACGCCCAGCGCGCCGACGCCGGTCACCGTGGGCCCGACGATCGACGCCGACAAGGGTCCCGTCCCGACTCCTTCGATCGCGCCGACGTGGCCGCTGACCGGCGTCGTGGCCGACGGCGAGCCCGAGAACCGCCCGGCGCTCGCGGTCAAGATCGAGAACACCTCGGCCGCCCGGCCGCAGACCGGCCTCGAGGACGCCGACGTCGTCTGGGAGACGATCGTCGAGTTCCAGGTGTCGCGCTTCATCGCGGTCTACCACTCGAAGGTGCCCGACGAGGTCGGCCCGATCCGGTCGGTGCGCCCGATGGACCCGCTGATCCTCGCGCCCACGCACGGGCTGCTCGCGTTCTCGGGCGGCCAGACCGGCATCCTCGAGCTCGCCCAGGCCTCCGGCCTGCAGCTGCTCAGCAACGACGCGGGCGTGCCGGGCATGTACCGCTCGAGCGCGCGCTCCGCGCCGCACAACGTCTACGCCGACCCCACGACCCTCTGGGACCAGGCGAACTCGACGCACGCGGACTCGCCCGGGACGCAGTTCCAGTTCGCGGCCGACGCCGCGGGCTCGACCGCGGTGGCCGACGGCAAGGCCGCCACGTCCCTCGACTTCCGGCTCTCGTCCGCCTCCTCGCCGTCCTGGGCCTGGAGCTCGTCCTCACGGACGTGGCTGCGGTCGGAGGGCTCGGCGCCCGCGGTGGGGGCGAGCGGCGACCGGCTCTCCGCGGTCAACGTCGTCTCGATCGTGGCCGACCACCCGGACACCCGGTTCCCCGCGCAGGGCGGCAACCGCGTGCCCACCTACGACCTGGTCGGCGAGGGCGAGGGCACCATCGCGACGGGCGGCAAGACCATCGAGGTGACCTGGAAGAAGAAGGCGCAGGACTCGCCGCTGCGCCTGTTCTACGACGGCAAGCCGGCGCTGCTGGCGCCCGGCAACACGTGGGTCGAGCTGGTGCCCCGGGGCTCCGGCTCGCTCACCGTCGGCTGACGGCGGCCTGACCGGCACCTCGCCGGTGCCCGGCCCGCTTGACGGGGTCCACCCTGGGGTGGACCCCGTCGGCGTCTCGGGGCGCCCTTCGTCGTACCCCGCGGGCGCCACGACGGCACCGCAGGCCGACGCGCCCGGGTCCGTCCGAGGAC is a genomic window of Cellulomonas fulva containing:
- a CDS encoding DUF3048 domain-containing protein, whose protein sequence is MTSRTIRRAAVARTSGLRAAALLGALALALTACSGDPEPTPSAPTPVTVGPTIDADKGPVPTPSIAPTWPLTGVVADGEPENRPALAVKIENTSAARPQTGLEDADVVWETIVEFQVSRFIAVYHSKVPDEVGPIRSVRPMDPLILAPTHGLLAFSGGQTGILELAQASGLQLLSNDAGVPGMYRSSARSAPHNVYADPTTLWDQANSTHADSPGTQFQFAADAAGSTAVADGKAATSLDFRLSSASSPSWAWSSSSRTWLRSEGSAPAVGASGDRLSAVNVVSIVADHPDTRFPAQGGNRVPTYDLVGEGEGTIATGGKTIEVTWKKKAQDSPLRLFYDGKPALLAPGNTWVELVPRGSGSLTVG
- the menE gene encoding o-succinylbenzoate--CoA ligase translates to MSRLLRDVPADAARVLDLLPAALDGGGAALRVLPAAGPSGTHPPSDEPAVVPDAPDDLALAVATSGSTGTPRTALLTAGALAASARATHARLAGPGQWLLVLPVDHVAGLQVLVRSVLAGTRPVLAAAGRFTPDLLVEAAARLTGPVRYTSLVPTQLVRVLDDPAATRAAAAFDAILLGGAATPAPLLERARDAGLRVVTTYGMTETCGGCVYDGVPLDGVRVRLDDDGRVLVAGDVLAAGYLEHPSPFVDVAGERHLRTGDLGRLDDGVLTVLGRADDVILTGGVNVAPAAVEDALVALPSVAEACVVGVPDAEWGELVTALVVPVAGAEVPGLDAVRAHVAGRLGAAHAPRRLVVVNTLPLRGPGKPDRAAARLVVQQPHAVPHVAAPGVATAPDRTTEPDLTTEPDLTTEPDLTTEPDLTTEPDLTTEPGSRP